A single genomic interval of Lathyrus oleraceus cultivar Zhongwan6 chromosome 7, CAAS_Psat_ZW6_1.0, whole genome shotgun sequence harbors:
- the LOC127106900 gene encoding zinc finger protein STOP1 homolog, with translation MQDHSEITNVPLQNLSQLSTKMDSLQCFISQSIKTKTLLPKQHLDTLSNQISSTICEVIINATALLATCHVTTPAEYYTTRGKNDICVYDDATNYEDSDIVELDAVELLAKNFHLCEICGKGFTRDANLRMHMRAHGEQFKTPEALRGVRETRLTSTRFSCPYDGCKRNKLHRKFTPLKSVFCLRNHFKRSHCPKTHTCDRCRRKSFAVVSDLKSHVKQCKGESTWKCSCGTTFSRKEKLFGHVARFEGHSPVFVVAAAEEGRGQSVAAEGEGVAVGANLTNESDGLPEGFFDDLDKFWV, from the coding sequence ATGCAAGATCACTCTGAAATAACTAATGTTCCTCTTCAAAACCTCTCACAACTAAGCACCAAAATGGATTCTCTTCAATGCTTCATATCTCAATCCATCAAAACCAAAACTCTCCTCCCCAAACAACACTTAGACACACTCTCCAACCAAATCTCCTCAACCATTTGCGAAGTCATCATCAATGCAACCGCTCTTCTTGCCACGTGTCATGTAACAACACCGGCCGAGTATTACACGACACGTGGCAAAAACGACATTTGCGTTTACGATGATGCAACAAATTACGAAGATTCCGACATAGTGGAACTCGATGCCGTGGAGTTACTCGCTAaaaattttcatttatgtgaGATTTGCGGGAAAGGATTCACGCGCGACGCGAATTTACGTATGCACATGCGGGCTCACGGGGAACAGTTCAAGACTCCAGAAGCTTTGCGTGGCGTGAGGGAAACGCGCTTGACCTCGACGCGATTTTCTTGTCCGTACGATGGATGCAAAAGGAACAAGTTACACAGGAAGTTCACGCCGTTGAAGTCGGTGTTCTGTTTGAGGAACCATTTTAAGAGAAGTCATTGTCCGAAAACTCACACGTGTGATCGGTGTCGGAGAAAGAGCTTTGCGGTGGTTTCGGATTTGAAGAGTCATGTGAAGCAGTGTAAGGGAGAGTCCACGTGGAAGTGTTCCTGCGGAACTACGTTTTCTAGGAAGGAGAAACTGTTTGGACACGTGGCACGGTTTGAGGGGCATTCACCGGTGTTTGTTGTGGCGGCGGCAGAAGAAGGGAGAGGACAATCCGTGGCGGCGGAAGGGGAAGGTGTGGCCGTGGGTGCAAATTTGACTAACGAAAGTGATGGGTTACCTGAAGGTTTCTTTGATGATTTGGATAAGTTTTGGGTTTGA